In one window of Deltaproteobacteria bacterium DNA:
- a CDS encoding acyl--CoA ligase — translation MGGSLLIRDILEHNARVHPSRIALSTPGEDVTYLELRDRVRGHAALLRDAGIGRGDRVAILAHNSVAYVEALFAVACAGAALIPLNYLLIGREQVGILEDADVKALLYDGEFAFRVDEIRASLPGIPSLFRIDGHGGIPAGGSAAAEAYPPVAETDVALIVYNSGSSGRPLGAMLSHRNLLAASTSAALELRLSRNDVFLSCAPLPFMGGTGRLLRFLHVGATVVLHRDFDPEETLRAIERRSVTTVLLTATMMARIL, via the coding sequence ATGGGGGGCTCCCTGCTCATCCGCGACATCCTCGAGCACAACGCGCGCGTCCACCCTTCCCGGATCGCCCTTTCCACCCCCGGGGAGGACGTGACATACCTCGAACTCCGCGACCGGGTGCGCGGCCATGCCGCGCTGCTTCGCGACGCGGGAATCGGGCGCGGCGACCGCGTCGCGATCCTCGCCCACAACTCCGTCGCGTACGTCGAGGCGCTTTTCGCCGTGGCGTGCGCCGGTGCGGCCCTCATCCCCCTCAACTACCTGCTGATCGGCCGGGAGCAGGTCGGCATCCTCGAGGATGCCGACGTCAAGGCGCTCCTGTACGACGGGGAGTTCGCCTTCCGGGTCGACGAGATCCGCGCGTCCCTCCCGGGAATCCCGTCCCTCTTCCGGATCGACGGGCACGGCGGGATCCCCGCGGGCGGGAGCGCGGCCGCGGAAGCGTACCCTCCCGTCGCGGAAACCGACGTGGCCCTGATCGTCTACAACAGCGGTTCCTCCGGTCGCCCCCTCGGCGCGATGCTCTCCCACCGGAACCTCCTGGCGGCGTCCACGTCCGCCGCGCTGGAGCTCCGACTCTCCCGCAACGACGTCTTCCTGTCGTGCGCCCCCCTCCCCTTCATGGGGGGGACGGGCCGGCTGCTCCGGTTCCTCCACGTGGGAGCGACGGTCGTGCTGCACAGGGATTTCGATCCGGAGGAGACGCTGCGCGCCATCGAGCGGCGCTCGGTCACCACCGTCCTCCTGACCGCCACGATGATGGCCCGGATCCTCG